In Cupriavidus taiwanensis, the following are encoded in one genomic region:
- a CDS encoding F0F1 ATP synthase subunit epsilon: protein MATILVDVVSAEASIFSGQAKFVALPGESGELGILPGHTPLITRIQPGAVRIEKEDGSEEFVFVAGGILEVQPKHVTVLADTAIRGGDLDEAKAQEAKRAAEELMQNQSSDLDLARAQSELAVAAAQLAAIARLRRKK from the coding sequence ATGGCAACCATTCTTGTAGACGTCGTCAGCGCGGAAGCGTCGATCTTCTCCGGCCAGGCGAAGTTCGTGGCGCTGCCGGGCGAGTCGGGCGAGCTGGGCATCCTGCCCGGCCACACGCCGCTGATCACGCGCATCCAGCCGGGTGCGGTGCGCATCGAGAAGGAAGACGGCAGCGAAGAGTTCGTGTTCGTTGCCGGCGGCATTCTCGAAGTGCAGCCCAAGCACGTCACCGTGCTGGCAGACACCGCGATCCGCGGTGGCGACCTGGACGAAGCCAAGGCCCAGGAAGCCAAGCGTGCGGCCGAAGAGCTGATGCAGAACCAGAGCAGCGACCTCGATCTGGCGCGTGCCCAGAGCGAACTCGCCGTGGCGGCTGCGCAGCTGGCTGCCATCGCCCGCCTGCGTCGTAAGAAGTAA
- a CDS encoding CoA-binding protein, producing the protein MAPEMQQAIQAMLAMKTVAVVGLSDRPERPSHEVAEFLQGHGYRIVPVNPRHAGERILGETCHATLREAADAAAAAGAPIAWVDIFRRAEETPAVVDEAIAIGARGVWLQLGIVNDQAMRRATGAGLLAVQDCCSKVELTRQLGGD; encoded by the coding sequence ATGGCACCTGAGATGCAGCAAGCCATACAAGCCATGCTGGCGATGAAGACCGTAGCCGTGGTCGGCCTGTCCGACCGCCCCGAGCGGCCCAGTCATGAGGTGGCCGAATTCCTGCAGGGCCACGGCTACCGCATTGTGCCGGTCAATCCCCGCCATGCCGGCGAACGCATCCTGGGCGAGACCTGCCACGCCACGCTGCGCGAGGCCGCCGATGCTGCCGCGGCGGCGGGCGCCCCGATCGCCTGGGTTGATATCTTCCGCCGTGCCGAGGAAACGCCGGCGGTGGTCGACGAGGCTATCGCCATTGGCGCGCGCGGGGTATGGCTCCAGCTTGGCATCGTCAACGACCAGGCCATGCGCCGCGCCACCGGTGCGGGGCTGCTGGCGGTGCAGGACTGCTGCAGCAAGGTCGAGCTGACGCGCCAGCTCGGCGGGGACTGA
- the putA gene encoding trifunctional transcriptional regulator/proline dehydrogenase/L-glutamate gamma-semialdehyde dehydrogenase — protein MATTTLGVKLDDASRDRLKRVAQSIDRTPHWLIKQAIFSYLEQIERGHLPYDAGTASAEGEGSDGTELVHGDAAPQPFLEFAQSIQPQSVLRAAITSAYRRPETDCVPVLLEQARLPQHQAEAAIKMAKALATRLREQKVGTGREGLVQGLIQEFSLSSQEGVALMCLAEALLRIPDKATRDALIRDKISGANWQSHLGQSPSLFVNAATWGLLLTGKLVATHTESGLTKALTRIIGKGGEPLIRKGVDMAMRLMGEQFVTGETISEALANARKYEAEGFRYSYDMLGEAAMTEADAARYLASYEQAIHAIGQASRGRGIYEGPGISIKLSALHPRYSRAQHERVVTELYERLKSLTLLARQYDIGINIDAEEADRLEISLDLLERLCFEPELAGWNGIGFVVQGYQKRCPFVIDYLIDLARRSRHRLMIRLVKGAYWDSEIKRAQVEGLEGYPVYTRKVYTDVSYIACARKLLSVPDAIYPQFATHNAHTLSAIYQIAGHSYYPGQYEFQCLHGMGEPLYDQVVGPTADGKFNRPCRIYAPVGTHETLLAYLVRRLLENGANTSFVNRIADDTISLDELVADPVAVVEAMHRDEGVLGLPHPRIPSPRRLYGKSRPNSAGIDLANEHRLASLSSALLAGTSERYVAEPMLGADVPRAADALTSPVLNPADHRDVVGHVTEASQADVDAALQAAVNAAPIWQATPPDVRAAALERAADLMEAQMQSLMGIIMREAGKTFSNAIAEVREAVDFLRYYAAEVRRGFDNETHRPLGPVVCISPWNFPLAIFTGQVAAALAAGNPVLAKPAEQTPLIAAAAVRLLREAGVPAGAVQLLPGRGETVGAALVGDARVKGVMFTGSTEVARILQRNVAGRLDAAGRPIPLIAETGGQNAMIVDSSALAEQVVGDVVNSAFDSAGQRCSALRVLCLQEDVADRVLEMLKGAMQELTMGNPDRLSTDVGPVIDEDARAGIARHIDAMRAKGRRVHQADPNAAQGASCRHGTFVPPTLIELDSIEELKREVFGPVLHVVRFPRAALDTMVSQINGTGYGLTLGIHTRIDETISFIVSRAQVGNLYVNRNIVGAVVGVQPFGGEALSGTGPKAGGPLYLHRLLSVCPQDAVARSVRAADVNAGAGGAQTVGPDDEAVRAAEAFRDWARRELPEVAAACERFAEASASGLAVTLAGPTGERNTYTLLPRERVLCLAAQEADLALQLGAVLTVGAEAVWQENPVGRGLFARLPKGVQSRVRMVADWTAADTAIDAVLHHGDSDQLRTVCEQVAARPGPIIGVQGLAQGERNIALDRLLIERSLSVNTAAAGGNASLMTIG, from the coding sequence ATGGCCACCACTACCCTTGGCGTCAAGCTCGACGATGCCTCGCGCGACCGCCTCAAGCGCGTCGCCCAATCCATCGACCGCACCCCGCACTGGCTGATCAAGCAGGCGATCTTCAGCTACCTCGAGCAGATCGAGCGCGGCCACCTGCCGTACGACGCCGGCACTGCCAGCGCCGAAGGCGAGGGCAGCGACGGCACCGAGCTGGTCCATGGCGACGCCGCGCCGCAGCCCTTCCTGGAATTTGCGCAGAGCATCCAGCCGCAGTCGGTGCTGCGCGCAGCCATCACTTCGGCCTATCGGCGTCCGGAAACCGATTGCGTGCCGGTGCTGCTGGAGCAGGCGCGCCTGCCGCAACACCAGGCCGAGGCCGCGATCAAGATGGCCAAGGCACTGGCCACGCGGCTGCGCGAGCAGAAGGTCGGCACCGGCCGCGAAGGCCTGGTGCAGGGACTGATCCAGGAATTCTCGCTGTCGTCGCAGGAAGGCGTGGCGCTGATGTGCCTGGCCGAGGCGCTGCTGCGCATTCCCGACAAGGCCACGCGCGACGCGCTGATCCGCGACAAGATCAGCGGCGCAAACTGGCAGTCGCACCTGGGCCAGAGCCCGTCGCTGTTCGTCAACGCCGCCACCTGGGGCCTGCTGCTGACCGGCAAGCTGGTCGCCACCCATACCGAATCGGGCCTGACCAAGGCGCTCACGCGCATCATCGGCAAGGGCGGCGAGCCGCTGATCCGCAAGGGCGTGGACATGGCGATGCGGCTGATGGGCGAGCAGTTCGTCACCGGCGAGACCATCTCCGAGGCGCTGGCCAACGCGCGCAAGTATGAGGCCGAGGGCTTCCGCTACTCCTACGACATGCTGGGCGAGGCCGCGATGACCGAGGCCGATGCCGCGCGCTACCTGGCGTCGTACGAGCAGGCCATCCATGCCATCGGCCAGGCCTCGCGCGGGCGCGGCATCTATGAGGGCCCGGGCATCTCGATCAAGCTGTCGGCGCTGCACCCGCGCTACAGCCGCGCGCAGCATGAGCGCGTGGTGACCGAGCTGTACGAGCGCCTGAAGTCGCTGACGCTGCTGGCGCGCCAGTACGACATCGGCATCAATATCGACGCCGAGGAAGCCGACCGCCTGGAGATCTCGCTGGACCTGCTCGAGCGCCTGTGCTTCGAGCCCGAGCTGGCCGGCTGGAACGGCATCGGCTTCGTCGTGCAGGGCTACCAGAAGCGCTGCCCGTTCGTGATCGACTACCTGATCGACCTGGCGCGCCGCAGCCGCCATCGCCTGATGATCCGCCTGGTCAAGGGCGCCTACTGGGACAGCGAGATCAAGCGCGCCCAGGTGGAAGGGCTGGAAGGCTATCCGGTCTATACGCGCAAGGTCTACACCGACGTGTCGTACATCGCCTGCGCGCGCAAGCTGCTGTCGGTGCCGGACGCGATCTACCCGCAGTTCGCCACGCACAACGCGCACACGCTGTCGGCGATCTACCAGATCGCCGGCCACAGCTACTACCCCGGCCAGTACGAATTCCAGTGCCTGCACGGCATGGGCGAGCCGCTGTACGACCAGGTGGTGGGGCCCACCGCCGACGGCAAGTTCAACCGCCCGTGCCGCATCTACGCACCGGTCGGCACGCATGAAACGCTGCTGGCCTACCTGGTGCGCCGGCTGCTGGAGAACGGCGCCAACACCTCGTTCGTCAACCGCATCGCCGACGACACCATCTCGCTGGACGAGCTGGTCGCCGATCCGGTGGCCGTGGTCGAGGCCATGCACCGCGACGAAGGCGTGCTGGGCCTGCCGCACCCGCGCATTCCGTCGCCGCGCAGGCTGTATGGCAAGAGCCGGCCCAACTCGGCCGGCATCGACCTGGCGAATGAACACCGCCTTGCATCGCTGTCATCGGCGCTGCTGGCCGGCACCAGCGAGCGCTATGTCGCCGAGCCGATGCTGGGTGCCGACGTGCCGCGCGCCGCCGACGCCCTCACCAGCCCGGTGCTGAACCCGGCCGACCACCGCGACGTGGTGGGTCATGTCACCGAGGCCAGCCAGGCCGACGTCGACGCCGCGCTGCAGGCCGCGGTCAATGCCGCGCCGATCTGGCAGGCGACGCCGCCTGACGTGCGCGCCGCCGCGCTGGAACGTGCCGCCGACCTGATGGAAGCCCAGATGCAGTCGCTGATGGGCATCATCATGCGCGAGGCTGGCAAGACCTTCTCCAACGCCATCGCCGAGGTGCGCGAGGCGGTGGACTTCCTGCGCTACTACGCGGCCGAGGTGCGCCGCGGCTTCGACAATGAAACCCATCGCCCGCTGGGCCCGGTGGTCTGCATCAGCCCGTGGAACTTCCCGCTGGCGATCTTCACCGGCCAGGTGGCCGCCGCGCTGGCCGCCGGCAACCCGGTGCTGGCCAAGCCCGCCGAGCAGACCCCGCTGATCGCCGCCGCCGCGGTGCGCCTGCTGCGCGAAGCGGGCGTGCCGGCCGGCGCGGTGCAGCTGCTGCCCGGCCGCGGCGAGACCGTTGGCGCCGCGCTGGTGGGCGACGCCCGCGTCAAGGGCGTGATGTTCACCGGCTCGACCGAAGTCGCGCGCATCCTGCAGCGCAACGTTGCCGGGCGCCTGGACGCCGCCGGCCGCCCGATCCCGCTGATCGCCGAAACCGGCGGCCAGAACGCGATGATCGTCGACTCGTCGGCGCTGGCCGAGCAGGTGGTCGGCGACGTGGTCAACTCCGCCTTCGACTCCGCCGGCCAGCGCTGCTCGGCGCTGCGCGTGCTGTGCCTGCAGGAGGACGTGGCCGACCGCGTGCTGGAAATGCTCAAGGGCGCGATGCAGGAACTGACCATGGGCAACCCGGACCGGCTGTCGACCGATGTCGGCCCGGTGATCGACGAAGACGCGCGCGCCGGCATCGCGCGCCATATCGATGCGATGCGCGCCAAGGGCCGCCGCGTCCACCAGGCCGACCCCAACGCCGCGCAGGGCGCCAGCTGCCGCCATGGCACCTTCGTGCCGCCGACGCTGATTGAACTGGACAGCATCGAGGAACTCAAGCGCGAGGTATTCGGCCCGGTGCTGCACGTGGTGCGTTTCCCGCGCGCGGCGCTGGACACCATGGTCAGCCAAATCAACGGCACCGGCTATGGGCTGACGCTGGGCATCCATACCCGCATCGACGAGACCATCTCGTTTATCGTCAGCCGGGCCCAGGTGGGCAACCTGTATGTGAACCGCAATATCGTCGGCGCGGTGGTGGGGGTGCAGCCGTTCGGTGGCGAGGCGCTGTCGGGCACCGGCCCCAAGGCGGGCGGCCCGCTCTACCTGCACCGGCTGCTTTCGGTCTGTCCGCAGGACGCGGTGGCGCGCAGCGTGCGCGCGGCCGATGTCAACGCCGGCGCGGGCGGCGCGCAGACGGTGGGCCCGGACGATGAAGCCGTGCGCGCCGCGGAGGCATTCCGCGACTGGGCGCGCCGCGAGCTGCCGGAAGTCGCGGCCGCATGCGAGCGCTTCGCCGAGGCCTCGGCCTCGGGCCTGGCGGTGACGCTGGCGGGCCCCACCGGCGAGCGCAACACCTACACCCTGCTGCCGCGCGAGCGCGTGCTGTGCCTGGCCGCGCAGGAGGCCGACCTGGCCCTGCAGCTGGGCGCCGTGCTGACGGTCGGCGCCGAGGCGGTATGGCAGGAAAACCCGGTCGGCCGGGGGCTGTTTGCGCGCCTGCCTAAGGGCGTACAATCGCGCGTCCGCATGGTGGCCGACTGGACCGCGGCGGACACGGCAATCGATGCGGTGCTGCACCACGGCGATTCGGACCAGCTGCGCACGGTCTGCGAGCAGGTGGCGGCGCGGCCCGGTCCGATCATCGGCGTGCAGGGCCTGGCGCAGGGGGAACGGAATATCGCGCTGGACCGCCTGCTGATCGAGCGCTCGCTCTCGGTCAACACCGCAGCCGCGGGCGGCAATGCCAGTTTGATGACGATCGGCTGA
- the hemE gene encoding uroporphyrinogen decarboxylase gives MTALQNDTFLRALRRQPTEYTPLWLMRQAGRYLPEYNATRARAGSFLGLAKNPAYATEVTLQPLDRYPLDAAILFSDILTVPDAMGLGLSFAQGEGPRFAHPLRTEADVQKLAVPDMASLQYVFDAVREIRRALVQDGSQRVPLIGFSGSPWTLACYMVEGGGSDDFRIVKAMMYGRPDLMHRILDINAQAVTAYLNAQIEAGAQAVMIFDTWGGALADGMYQAFSLAYMRRVLAGLKREHGGQQVPAIVFTKGGGLWLEALADTGADAIGLDWTVNLAEARRRTGGRVALQGNIDPTVLFAPEAAIREQVRGVLDSYAAAGGSDGHVFNLGHGISQFTPPEAVSVLVDEVHRHSRQLRAAAK, from the coding sequence ATGACCGCACTGCAGAACGATACCTTCCTGCGCGCGCTGCGCCGCCAGCCGACCGAATACACGCCGCTGTGGCTGATGCGCCAGGCTGGCCGCTACCTGCCCGAGTACAATGCCACGCGCGCGCGCGCCGGCAGCTTCCTCGGGCTGGCCAAGAACCCGGCCTACGCCACCGAGGTGACACTGCAGCCGCTGGACCGCTATCCGCTGGACGCGGCGATCCTGTTCTCCGACATCCTGACGGTGCCGGATGCGATGGGCCTGGGCCTGTCGTTCGCGCAGGGCGAGGGCCCGCGCTTCGCGCATCCGCTGCGCACCGAGGCCGACGTGCAGAAGCTGGCCGTGCCCGACATGGCATCGCTGCAGTACGTGTTCGACGCCGTGCGCGAGATCCGCCGCGCGCTGGTGCAGGACGGCAGCCAGCGCGTGCCGTTGATCGGCTTCTCGGGCAGCCCCTGGACCCTGGCCTGCTACATGGTCGAGGGCGGCGGCTCGGATGACTTCCGCATCGTCAAGGCGATGATGTACGGCCGCCCCGACCTGATGCACCGCATTCTCGACATCAATGCGCAGGCGGTCACGGCGTACCTGAATGCGCAGATCGAAGCCGGGGCGCAGGCCGTGATGATTTTCGACACCTGGGGCGGGGCGCTGGCCGACGGCATGTACCAGGCGTTCTCGCTGGCCTACATGCGCCGCGTGCTGGCCGGCCTGAAGCGCGAGCACGGCGGCCAGCAGGTGCCGGCGATCGTCTTCACCAAGGGCGGCGGCCTGTGGCTGGAAGCGCTGGCCGACACCGGCGCCGATGCCATCGGGCTGGACTGGACCGTCAACCTCGCCGAGGCGCGCCGCCGCACCGGCGGCCGCGTGGCGCTGCAGGGCAATATCGACCCGACCGTGCTGTTTGCCCCCGAAGCCGCCATCCGCGAGCAGGTGCGTGGCGTACTGGACAGCTACGCCGCCGCTGGCGGCAGCGACGGCCATGTCTTCAACCTTGGCCATGGCATTTCGCAGTTCACGCCGCCGGAGGCCGTTTCCGTGCTGGTCGACGAAGTGCACCGGCACAGCCGCCAACTGCGCGCGGCAGCGAAGTGA
- the atpD gene encoding F0F1 ATP synthase subunit beta, which yields MSIGNIVQCIGAVVDIEFPRDAMPKVYDALVLEDSSDASFAEKGLTFEVQQQLGDGVVRTIALGSSDGLRRGMAVKSTGAPISVPVGHGTLGRIMDVLGRPIDEAGPIASDELRAIHQKAPKFDELSPSVDLLETGIKVIDLVCPFAKGGKVGLFGGAGVGKTVNMMELINNIAKQHSGLSVFAGVGERTREGNDFYHEMKDSNVLDKVAMVFGQMNEPPGNRLRVALTGLTMAERFRDEGRDILFFVDNIYRYTLAGTEVSALLGRMPSAVGYQPTLAEEMGKLQERITSTKTGSITSIQAVYVPADDLTDPSPATTFLHLDSTVVLSRDIAALGIYPAVDPLDSTSRQLDPQVVGTEHYEVARRVQQTLQRYKELRDIIAILGMDELSPEDKLAVNRARKIQRFLSQPFHVAEVFTGSPGKYVPLKETIRGFKMLVDGECDHLPEQAFYMVGSIDEAFEKAKKLQ from the coding sequence ATGAGTATCGGAAATATTGTGCAGTGTATTGGCGCCGTGGTGGACATCGAGTTCCCCCGCGACGCAATGCCGAAGGTGTACGACGCGCTCGTGCTGGAAGACAGCAGCGATGCCTCGTTCGCCGAAAAGGGCCTGACCTTCGAAGTCCAGCAACAGCTGGGCGACGGCGTGGTGCGTACCATTGCCCTGGGCTCGTCGGACGGCCTGCGCCGCGGCATGGCAGTGAAGAGCACCGGCGCCCCGATTTCGGTGCCGGTTGGCCACGGCACCCTGGGCCGCATCATGGACGTGCTGGGCCGCCCGATCGACGAAGCCGGCCCGATCGCCTCGGACGAACTGCGCGCGATTCACCAGAAGGCACCGAAGTTCGACGAACTGTCGCCTTCCGTTGACCTGCTCGAAACCGGCATCAAGGTGATCGACCTGGTCTGCCCGTTCGCCAAGGGCGGCAAGGTGGGCCTGTTCGGTGGCGCCGGCGTGGGCAAGACCGTCAACATGATGGAGCTCATCAACAACATCGCCAAGCAGCACAGCGGTCTGTCGGTGTTCGCCGGCGTGGGCGAGCGTACCCGTGAAGGGAACGACTTCTACCACGAAATGAAGGACTCGAACGTGCTCGACAAGGTGGCCATGGTGTTCGGCCAGATGAACGAGCCGCCGGGCAACCGTCTGCGCGTGGCGCTGACCGGCCTGACCATGGCCGAGCGCTTCCGCGACGAAGGCCGTGACATCCTGTTCTTCGTCGACAACATCTACCGCTACACGCTGGCCGGTACCGAAGTGTCGGCACTGCTGGGCCGTATGCCTTCCGCCGTGGGCTACCAGCCGACGCTGGCTGAAGAAATGGGCAAGCTGCAGGAGCGCATTACGTCGACCAAGACCGGCTCGATCACGTCGATCCAGGCCGTGTACGTGCCTGCCGATGACTTGACCGACCCGTCGCCGGCCACCACCTTCCTGCACCTGGACTCGACCGTGGTGCTGTCGCGTGACATCGCCGCGCTGGGTATCTACCCCGCAGTGGATCCGCTGGATTCGACCTCGCGCCAGCTGGACCCGCAGGTCGTCGGCACGGAACACTACGAAGTGGCCCGCCGTGTTCAGCAGACCCTGCAGCGCTACAAGGAACTGCGCGACATCATCGCGATTCTGGGCATGGACGAACTGTCGCCGGAAGACAAGCTGGCAGTGAACCGCGCCCGCAAGATCCAGCGTTTCCTGTCGCAGCCGTTCCACGTGGCCGAAGTGTTCACGGGTTCGCCGGGCAAGTACGTGCCGCTGAAGGAAACCATCCGCGGCTTCAAGATGCTGGTCGACGGCGAGTGCGATCACCTGCCCGAGCAGGCGTTCTACATGGTCGGCTCGATCGACGAAGCCTTCGAGAAGGCCAAGAAGCTCCAGTAA
- a CDS encoding alpha/beta hydrolase, which produces MAIDPQLLAYFQRLAERYATEPVPADVPAQRARFAEIAAASLRPDPDGVVVKQLDVALPGRTLGARLFRPPGVATPRLLVYFHGGGWVIGSTQTHHTVAALLAADTGCAVASVDYRLAPEHAFPAPCDDAVEAVLWLAGQRQALGLAPDFLAVAGDSAGGHLAAQAAQQLNAGDAVRVDAQLLIYPVTAPVLSTESYRAFADGPGLTRDEMAWFWTQYIGAEALAQGAAHGDPRVHLMAAPPVRPPATVLMVAAHDVLRDDGLAYADFLVRHDAPVITIEASGMTHGFARLQPEADRAREWMRRAASAFAGMIDDA; this is translated from the coding sequence ATGGCCATCGATCCCCAACTGCTTGCCTATTTCCAACGCCTGGCCGAACGCTATGCCACCGAGCCGGTGCCGGCCGACGTCCCGGCGCAGCGGGCCCGTTTCGCCGAGATTGCCGCGGCCTCGTTGCGGCCCGATCCGGATGGCGTGGTCGTGAAACAGCTCGATGTGGCGCTGCCCGGGCGTACGCTGGGGGCTCGGCTGTTCCGCCCGCCCGGCGTGGCCACGCCGCGCTTGCTGGTGTACTTTCACGGCGGCGGCTGGGTGATTGGTTCGACGCAGACGCACCACACCGTCGCCGCGCTGCTGGCGGCGGATACCGGCTGTGCCGTGGCCAGCGTCGATTACCGCCTCGCCCCTGAACACGCCTTCCCGGCGCCTTGCGACGACGCCGTCGAAGCCGTGCTGTGGCTGGCCGGGCAGCGCCAGGCGCTGGGCCTGGCGCCGGATTTCCTGGCGGTGGCCGGCGACAGCGCCGGCGGCCATCTCGCGGCGCAGGCCGCGCAGCAGCTCAATGCCGGCGACGCGGTGCGGGTCGACGCCCAGCTGCTGATCTATCCGGTGACGGCGCCGGTGCTCAGCACCGAAAGCTATCGCGCTTTCGCCGACGGCCCGGGCCTGACGCGTGACGAGATGGCCTGGTTCTGGACCCAGTACATTGGCGCCGAGGCGCTGGCGCAGGGCGCCGCCCACGGCGATCCGCGCGTGCACCTGATGGCCGCGCCGCCGGTGCGGCCGCCGGCCACCGTGCTGATGGTGGCCGCGCACGATGTGCTGCGCGACGACGGCCTGGCCTATGCCGACTTCCTGGTGCGCCACGACGCCCCGGTCATCACCATCGAAGCCAGCGGCATGACCCACGGCTTCGCGCGGCTGCAGCCCGAGGCGGACCGCGCGCGGGAATGGATGCGCCGCGCCGCGTCGGCGTTCGCCGGGATGATCGACGACGCCTGA
- a CDS encoding primosomal protein N', which translates to MLPESASTPDAMARPSVIRVALDTPADDCFDYLAIAGVAPGDLVVVPFGRRSMVGVAVEFAQDSDVPADKLRPVAQRLDWLPPLQPDWIELAAFAARYYQRRLGEVMLPALPPALREAESWPNLAQRARTDEYRVLPDQAQALLAAVPPRARSVRALAQALAERAPAGEPLSLAEARALCAAAPSRLAEWQAAGWVDSSRTARTLLPTDPAQPPSIAPPLHDEQRAAVQAIAEAEGFAPFLLHGVTGSGKTEVYLHAMQAVLERDPCAQVLMLVPEINLTPQLQARIAARFPHLPLAVLHSGLADQERSLQWLAAHRGEARIVLGTRMAVMASLPALALIVVDEEHDTSYKQQEGLRYSARDLAVWRAKQRGIAVVLGSATPSMETWWRAGQGTYRKLVLRERAQADAALPAVRLVDLNHERQRQRALFEGLSVPLLEAIDARLARGEQSLLFLNRRGYAPVIACDSCGWLSGCPRCSAYLVLHRPERRLRCHHCGLEAPVPHHCPDCGNVDIAPLGRGTQRIEEALAARFPQARIARIDADSTRRKGSAQAMFDEVHAGEVDILVGTQMVAKGHDFQRVTLVGIVHPDAAMFSHDFRAAEHLFASLMQVAGRAGRAGLPGEVLIQTRYPDTPALQALTRHDYDGFAASQLRERRQAGLPPFCFQVLVTAEHGQLERALQFLEAARRHAERCTLAPEVQLHDPVPMSMVRVFNRERAQMLVEASARPVLQRFVAEWVQTFAEVGTEAKGVRWQLEIDPLRI; encoded by the coding sequence ATGCTGCCTGAAAGCGCCAGCACTCCCGACGCCATGGCGAGGCCTTCGGTGATCCGGGTTGCGCTCGACACCCCTGCCGACGACTGCTTCGACTACCTCGCCATTGCCGGGGTCGCGCCGGGCGACCTGGTCGTGGTGCCGTTCGGCCGCCGCAGCATGGTCGGCGTGGCGGTCGAATTCGCGCAGGACTCGGACGTGCCCGCCGACAAGCTGCGCCCGGTGGCGCAACGGCTGGACTGGCTGCCGCCGCTGCAGCCTGACTGGATCGAGCTGGCGGCCTTTGCCGCGCGCTACTACCAGCGCCGCCTCGGTGAAGTGATGCTGCCGGCCTTGCCGCCCGCGTTGCGCGAGGCGGAAAGCTGGCCGAACCTGGCGCAGCGTGCCCGCACCGATGAATACCGCGTGCTGCCGGACCAGGCGCAGGCCTTGCTGGCGGCCGTGCCGCCCCGTGCCCGCAGCGTGCGTGCGCTGGCCCAGGCGCTGGCCGAGCGCGCTCCCGCGGGGGAGCCGCTGTCCCTGGCCGAGGCGCGTGCCCTCTGTGCCGCGGCACCGTCGCGGCTGGCCGAATGGCAGGCCGCCGGCTGGGTCGACTCCAGCCGCACCGCGCGCACCTTGTTGCCGACCGATCCCGCGCAGCCGCCTTCGATCGCGCCGCCGCTGCACGACGAGCAACGTGCCGCGGTGCAGGCCATTGCCGAGGCCGAAGGCTTTGCCCCCTTCCTGCTGCACGGCGTGACCGGCAGCGGCAAGACCGAGGTCTACCTGCATGCGATGCAGGCGGTGCTTGAGCGCGATCCCTGCGCCCAGGTGCTGATGCTGGTGCCCGAAATCAACCTGACCCCGCAACTGCAGGCCCGCATCGCGGCGCGCTTCCCGCACCTGCCGCTGGCGGTGCTGCACAGCGGCCTGGCCGACCAGGAGCGCAGCCTGCAGTGGCTGGCGGCGCACCGCGGCGAGGCCCGCATCGTGCTGGGCACGCGCATGGCGGTGATGGCGTCGCTGCCGGCGCTGGCGCTGATCGTGGTCGACGAGGAGCACGACACCTCGTACAAGCAGCAGGAAGGACTGCGCTACTCCGCGCGCGACCTGGCGGTGTGGCGCGCCAAGCAGCGCGGCATCGCGGTAGTGCTGGGGTCGGCCACGCCGTCGATGGAAACCTGGTGGCGCGCCGGGCAGGGCACTTACCGCAAGCTGGTGCTGCGCGAGCGCGCCCAGGCCGATGCGGCGCTGCCGGCGGTGCGGCTGGTCGACCTGAACCATGAGCGCCAGCGCCAGCGCGCCCTGTTCGAGGGCCTGTCGGTGCCGCTGCTGGAGGCCATCGACGCGCGCCTGGCGCGCGGCGAGCAGAGCCTGCTGTTCCTGAACCGCCGCGGCTATGCGCCGGTGATCGCCTGCGACAGCTGCGGCTGGCTGTCGGGTTGCCCGCGCTGCTCGGCGTACCTGGTGCTGCACCGGCCGGAACGGCGCCTGCGCTGCCACCACTGCGGCCTCGAGGCGCCGGTGCCGCATCACTGCCCGGACTGCGGCAATGTCGATATCGCGCCGCTCGGGCGCGGCACGCAGCGCATCGAGGAAGCGCTGGCGGCGCGCTTCCCCCAGGCCCGCATTGCCCGCATCGACGCCGATTCCACGCGCCGCAAGGGCAGCGCGCAGGCCATGTTCGACGAGGTCCACGCGGGCGAGGTCGATATCCTGGTGGGCACCCAGATGGTGGCCAAGGGCCATGACTTCCAGCGCGTGACGCTGGTCGGCATCGTCCATCCGGACGCGGCCATGTTCAGCCACGACTTCCGCGCCGCCGAGCACCTGTTTGCGTCGCTGATGCAGGTGGCGGGGCGGGCCGGGCGGGCCGGGTTGCCGGGCGAGGTGCTGATCCAGACCCGCTATCCGGATACCCCGGCATTGCAGGCCCTGACGCGCCATGACTATGATGGATTCGCGGCCAGCCAGTTGCGCGAGCGGCGCCAGGCCGGGTTGCCCCCGTTCTGCTTCCAGGTGCTGGTCACGGCGGAACACGGGCAATTGGAGCGGGCGTTGCAGTTCCTGGAGGCCGCGCGCCGGCATGCCGAACGCTGCACCCTGGCGCCGGAGGTGCAACTGCATGATCCGGTGCCGATGTCGATGGTGCGCGTGTTCAACCGGGAACGTGCGCAGATGCTGGTGGAAGCCAGCGCGCGCCCGGTACTGCAACGGTTTGTGGCCGAGTGGGTACAGACTTTCGCAGAGGTAGGCACGGAGGCGAAGGGGGTGCGCTGGCAGCTGGAGATCGACCCGCTGCGGATCTAG